The following proteins come from a genomic window of Leguminivora glycinivorella isolate SPB_JAAS2020 unplaced genomic scaffold, LegGlyc_1.1 Scaffold8, whole genome shotgun sequence:
- the LOC125242133 gene encoding coiled-coil-helix-coiled-coil-helix domain-containing protein 7-like produces the protein MTKLNNPNAARINPCLKEQEQSYECLNKNGFDHKKCEAYFDNYNTCKKFWGKIYSDRKARGIYPYLPDVEEREKIKSDYIKNVKDSL, from the exons ATGACGAAACTCAACAATCCAAATGCTGCACGAATTAATCCATGTTTAAAG GAGCAAGAACAGTCTTACGAGTGTCTGAATAAAAATGGCTTTGACCACAAAAAGTGCGAAGCGTATTTTGATAACTACAATACTTGTAAAAAGTTCTGG GGAAAAATATACAGCGATAGGAAAGCCAGAGGCATTTACCCCTACCTTCCTGATGTGGAGGAGAGAGAGAAAATTAAGTCGGactatattaaaaatgtgaaggACTCCTTGTGA